The following are encoded in a window of Platichthys flesus chromosome 11, fPlaFle2.1, whole genome shotgun sequence genomic DNA:
- the zgc:101716 gene encoding uncharacterized protein C8orf76 isoform X2 — translation MELVGSTFDDSVFSEARDRVCVSLSSYNAKLCEPEWFCDSAALDTDDALEKQKVYKFRGDLAVRQGNHQKALEAYSCCLEVLADNNLTIRRDVMEGMARCCTILGQRDKALHLADLLRKEASNTSHLTSLLVLKVSIYQHFGAMGSKMSCLQQLCSLLPFNPWYWFNLGQMCLQLLENRPTSLCSSERCESAEEKKDGETEEIQEEAAEMDEDRLRLKACTCFIRTRLVLRILRQQQSSFVLQSSERALQTTDEALQRLNPKESTLQTLTEVMSEDLVPDKMREDYQDGESLASVCVQSFRERWWDKILLTASPCSTASVCL, via the exons ATGGAGCTTGTAGGGAGCACGTTTGACGACTCTGTGTTTTCGGAGGCGAGagaccgagtgtgtgtgtctctgtcttcatACAACGCGAAACTGTGTGAACCAGAG TGGTTTTGTGACAGCGCTGCTCTCGATACAGACGATGCCCTGGAGAAACAGAAAGTTTACAAGTTCAGAGGTGACCTGGCCGTGAGACAGGGGAACCATCAG AAAGCCTTAGAAGCATACAGCTGCTGCCTAGAGGTGCTCGCTGACAACAACTTGACCATCAGAAGAGATGTCATGGAGGGAATGGCCCGATGCTGCACCATACTGGGACAGAGAGACAAGGCTCTGCACTTGGCTGACTTACTG AGGAAAGAAGCCTCCAACACCAGTCACCTGACCAGCCTCCTGGTGCTGAAG gtCAGCATCTACCAGCATTTCGGAGCCATGGGATCAAAGATGTCATGTCTCCAGCAGCTGTGCAGCCTGCTGCCCTTTAACCCATGGTACTGGTTCAACCTGGGTCAGatgtgtctgcagctgctggagaacaGACCCACAA GTTTATGTTCCTCTGAGAGGTGTGAATcagcagaagagaagaaagatggagagactgAGGAGAtacaggaggaggcagcagagatGGATGAGGACAGACTCCGACTCAAAGCTTGCACTTGTTTCATCAGGACGAG ACTCGTGTTGAGAATCCTCCGGCAGCAGCAGTCCTCCTTTGTGTTGCAGAGCAGTGAACGTGCCCTACAGACGACAGATGAGGCTCTGCAGCGGCTAAATCCCAAAGAATCAACACTGCAGACTCTCACTGAG GTGATGTCAGAGGACCTAGTCCCAGACAAGATGAGGGAGGACTACCAGGATGGAGAGAGTctggccagtgtgtgtgtgcagagcttcaGAGAGCGCTGGTGGGACAAGATCCTACTGACAG CCAGTCCCTGCTCCACTGCCAGTGTTTGCCTGTGA
- the LOC133964949 gene encoding zinc fingers and homeoboxes protein 1-like has translation MSSRRKSTTPCMVLSSNVVEQEEAEDKTERTKEEEATEEEVEGKVKKGAEEGPTAEELGQAVVVVPTPPDTDEPSFSTVEESEVLDPSLKRSATNPPEDASSDQLPEEQQCETPEEGGADPVSVAAISVSKTPIMRLKTKSEPKRIAVSLKAADEAADGFGGAGEGEVGGEQEPIEAPLGPMTPVEMLLHDSMKLGGSGLLVSPPSEQHRKSSILNPTVLPPGLAQVLSAFQAQQSAVAAAAAQPQLLIPLSSIPSYSAAMDTNPLLGSTYKRFPYPSMAEISSLAAQTQFTEEQIKVWFSAQRLKHGVSWTPEEVEEARRKQFNGTVHTVPQTITVIPAHQLSAAANGLQSILQTCQIVGQPGLVFTQVGPGGNLPVTSPITLTVAGLPSQSRSSSRVSCQPTSMNNELKRATTVQPPSLSPQENSALCADTFSMRPKKSKEQLAELKASYLKNHFVTDAEIARLMEITSLTKGEIKKWFSDTRYNQRNSKNSNVIVFHDGGGRGGGSCSSSATIVIDSSDDNPTSPLPPYTPPVKETRPKTWNPFPDFTLQKFKEKTPEQLVVLEESFEKSINPLDEELSRLRTETKLTRREIDAWFTERRKMPSVSTSPDSSDGGKMDTEGAKAGERGGPSSSPSATSSRRGSQTPPGGRSRNLPSTSSSKKDIKDKSKKTPEQLHILKSAFVRTQWPTPEEYGQLAEESGLPRSYIVSWFGDSRYSWKNGNLKWFFQYQSGNVEGASMGGGGTKMGNSGGRKRRGRNRGWGRSRTRKQPRRSASSSVDTDRSPPAKKFKTGREILREYYLKHHFLNEQDLDELVTKTNMSYEQVREWFAEVQRRLDVGADPFQEPAAERAEGGEREREEVQGEASVAPEDQTGTGMGDEEDDEEDEEEDGDDTDDSEVWEPSRSVRKSLSVSED, from the exons ATGTCGAGCCGGCGGAAATCAACCACACCTTGCATGGTGCTGTCCTCTAATGTGGTGGAACAGGAAGAGGCGGAGGACAAAACAGAGAGGACCAAGGAAGAAGAGgcgacagaggaggaggtggaggggaaggtgaagaagggagcagaggaggggccGACTGCAGAGGAGCTTGGTCAGGCTGTCGTGGTCGTTCCCACACCACCAGATACTG atgagccCAGTTTCTCTACTGTAGAGGAGAGTGAGGTTCTTGATCCCTCACTGAAACGCAGTGCTACAAACCCTCCAGAGGATGCGAGCAGCGATCAGCTGCCAGAGGAGCAACAGTGTGAGACGcccgaggagggaggagcagacCCCGTGTCTGTCGCTGCCATTTCTGTCAGTAAGACACCCATCATGAGGTTGAAGACCAAGTCCGAACCCAAAAGGATTGCTGTGTCCCTGAAAGCGGCAGACGAGGCAGCGGACGGCtttggaggagctggtgaaggagaggtggggggagagCAGGAGCCCATTGAGGCTCCTCTGGGGCCGATGACACCTGTGGAGATGCTGCTGCATGACTCCATGAAGCTCGGTGGAAGTGGCTTGCTTGTCAGCCCGCCATCAGAGCAGCATAGGAAGTCATCCATTTTAAACCCTACAGTTCTGCCTCCTGGCCTGGCACAG GTGCTGTCAGCTTTCCAGGCTCAGCAGAGtgcagtggcagcagctgcagctcagcctcagCTTCTGATTCCCCTCAGCAGCATCCCATCATACAGCGCGGCCATGGACACCAACCCTCTGCTGGGCAGCACGTACAAGAGGTTTCCTTACCCCTCGATGGCCGAGATCAGCAGCctggcagcacagacacagttcacagaggagcagatcaAG GTGTGGTTCTCAGCTCAGCGGTTGAAGCACGGTGTCAGCTGGACTcccgaggaggtggaggaggccaGAAGGAAACAGTTTAACGGCACAGTGCACACGGTGCCTCAGACCATCACTGTCATACCCGCTCACCAGCTCTCAGCTGCTGCCAACGGCCTGCAGTCCATTCTTCAGACCTGCCAGATAGTGGGCCAGCCCGGCCTGGTGTTCACACAG GTCGGTCCAGGGGGCAACCTTCCAGTGACCAGTCCAATTACACTGACAGTAGCAGGACTGCCTAGTCAGTCCCGGAGCTCCAGCCGAGTGTCCTGCCAGCCCACCTCAAtgaacaatgagctgaaacgAGCCACCACTGTCCaacctccctctctttctccacag GAGAACTCAGCCCTCTGCGCTGACACATTCAGTATGCGGCCTAAGAAGTCCAAAGAGCAGCTGGCGGAGCTGAAAGCCAGCTACCTGAAAAACCACTTTGTCACTGATGCAGAAATCGCGAGGCTCATGGAGATCACCAGCTTGACAAAGGGAGAGATCAAGAAGTGGTTCAGTGACACCCGGTACAACCAGCGCAACTCCAAGAACAGCAACGTCATTGTTTTCCACGATGGAGGGGGTAGAGGAGGTGGCAGCTGTAGTAGCAGTGCCACCATTGTTATTGACTCGAGTGACGATAACCCCActtctccccttcctccctaCACACCTCCTGTGAAGGAGACACGGCCCAAAACGTGGAACCCATTCCCAGACTTTACTCTGCAGAAGTTTAAAGAGAAGACACCGGAGCAGCTGGTGGTACTGGAGGAGAGCTTTGAGAAGAGCATCAACCCATTAGATGAAGAACTGAGCCGCCTGAGGACAGAGACGAAACTGACGAGGAGGGAGATCGACGCGTGGTTCACTGAGAGACGAAAAATGCCATCTGTCAGTACCTCTCCAGATTCTTCAGACGGAGGGAAGATGGATACGGAAGGAGCaaaagcaggagaaagaggaggaccctcttcttcaccttccGCCACCTCGTCTCGTAGAGGTAGTCAAACGCCGCCTGGAGGTCGCAGTAGGAATCTgccctccaccagcagcagcaagaaAGACATAAAAGATAAGAGCAAAAAgactccagagcagctccacattCTGAAAAGTGCCTTTGTGCGGACCCAGTGGCCCACACCAGAGGAGTACGGCCAGCTGGCAGAAGAGAGCGGCCTTCCTCGGTCTTACATCGTCAGCTGGTTCGGGGACTCTCGCTACTCCTGGAAGAACGGAAACCTGAAATGGTTCTTTCAGTACCAGAGTGGTAACGTAGAGGGAGCGAGcatgggaggaggaggcactAAAATGGGAAACAGCGGCGGCAGAAAAAGACGCGGCCGAAACCGTGGGTGGGGTCGTTCCCGAACCAGGAAGCAGCCGAGAAGGTCCGCCTCCTCCAGTGTAGATACTGACAGATCTCCCCCTGCGAAGAAATTCAAGACTGGGAGGGAGATCCTGAGGGAGTACTACCTGAAGCACCACTTCCTCAACGAGCAGGACCTGGATGAGCTTGTCACCAAGACCAACATGAGCTATGAACAG GTGAGGGAGTGGTTTGCTGAAGTCCAGCGGCGCTTGGACGTAGGTGCAGATCCCTTCCAGGAGCCGGCTGCGGAAAGGGCGGAGggaggagagcgggagagagaggaggtgcagggagAGGCGTCAGTGGCCCCCGAGGACCAGACCGGAACTGGGAtgggagatgaagaagatgatgaagaagatgaggaggaggatggcgACGACACGGATGACAGTGAGGTTTGGGAACCATCGCGTAGCGTCAGGAAATCCTTGTCAGTTTCTGAAGACTAA
- the zgc:101716 gene encoding uncharacterized protein C8orf76 isoform X1, whose amino-acid sequence MELVGSTFDDSVFSEARDRVCVSLSSYNAKLCEPEWFCDSAALDTDDALEKQKVYKFRGDLAVRQGNHQKALEAYSCCLEVLADNNLTIRRDVMEGMARCCTILGQRDKALHLADLLRKEASNTSHLTSLLVLKVSIYQHFGAMGSKMSCLQQLCSLLPFNPWYWFNLGQMCLQLLENRPTSLCSSERCESAEEKKDGETEEIQEEAAEMDEDRLRLKACTCFIRTRLVLRILRQQQSSFVLQSSERALQTTDEALQRLNPKESTLQTLTEVMSEDLVPDKMREDYQDGESLASVCVQSFRERWWDKILLTGVLETGESLSQTETDTES is encoded by the exons ATGGAGCTTGTAGGGAGCACGTTTGACGACTCTGTGTTTTCGGAGGCGAGagaccgagtgtgtgtgtctctgtcttcatACAACGCGAAACTGTGTGAACCAGAG TGGTTTTGTGACAGCGCTGCTCTCGATACAGACGATGCCCTGGAGAAACAGAAAGTTTACAAGTTCAGAGGTGACCTGGCCGTGAGACAGGGGAACCATCAG AAAGCCTTAGAAGCATACAGCTGCTGCCTAGAGGTGCTCGCTGACAACAACTTGACCATCAGAAGAGATGTCATGGAGGGAATGGCCCGATGCTGCACCATACTGGGACAGAGAGACAAGGCTCTGCACTTGGCTGACTTACTG AGGAAAGAAGCCTCCAACACCAGTCACCTGACCAGCCTCCTGGTGCTGAAG gtCAGCATCTACCAGCATTTCGGAGCCATGGGATCAAAGATGTCATGTCTCCAGCAGCTGTGCAGCCTGCTGCCCTTTAACCCATGGTACTGGTTCAACCTGGGTCAGatgtgtctgcagctgctggagaacaGACCCACAA GTTTATGTTCCTCTGAGAGGTGTGAATcagcagaagagaagaaagatggagagactgAGGAGAtacaggaggaggcagcagagatGGATGAGGACAGACTCCGACTCAAAGCTTGCACTTGTTTCATCAGGACGAG ACTCGTGTTGAGAATCCTCCGGCAGCAGCAGTCCTCCTTTGTGTTGCAGAGCAGTGAACGTGCCCTACAGACGACAGATGAGGCTCTGCAGCGGCTAAATCCCAAAGAATCAACACTGCAGACTCTCACTGAG GTGATGTCAGAGGACCTAGTCCCAGACAAGATGAGGGAGGACTACCAGGATGGAGAGAGTctggccagtgtgtgtgtgcagagcttcaGAGAGCGCTGGTGGGACAAGATCCTACTGACAGGTGTGTTAGAGACCGGCGAAAGtctgagtcagacagagacgGACACAGAATCCTGA